One genomic segment of Streptomyces sp. RerS4 includes these proteins:
- a CDS encoding Na+/H+ antiporter has product MEVLPLVALVAGSAAVAGLARRTPVPAPLLLVAAGLIAAYLPGVPEYALDPHIVLPLLLPPLLHTAAVDSSYLDLRANVRPIALLSVGYVLFATLAVGYAAYLVVPGLSLPVALVLGAVVAPPDAVAATAIARRLGLPNRMTTILQGESLVNDATAITAYKVALAAAVGVSAGWAGGVAEFLLASVGGVGVGLLLMVPIHQLRKRLKEPLLQNTLSLLIPFVAYAAAERVHASGVLAVVVVALYLGHRNWQVDFATRLQEEAVWKVIAFVLESVVFALIGLQLPVVLRGLGAYEGMAAAGYALVVFLAVVVTRYLWVFPATFVPRWISQRIRSREPDTDWKAPVIVGWAGMRGVVSLAIAFSIPMGVDHRNLILFLTFTTVIGTLVVQGLTLPPLIRLLKLPPRDVHAETLAEAQAQSEASRAAEDRLAELLEDPENSTLPPPLADRLRTVLERRRNAVWERLGEVNPVTGESADDVYRRLAREMIGAEREVFVTLRDQRRIDDEMLRALLRRLDLEEAAAYREEAS; this is encoded by the coding sequence ATGGAGGTATTGCCGCTGGTGGCGCTGGTCGCCGGGAGCGCCGCGGTGGCGGGCCTGGCCCGGCGGACGCCGGTGCCGGCGCCCCTGCTGCTGGTCGCGGCCGGGCTGATCGCCGCGTACCTGCCCGGCGTGCCCGAGTACGCGCTCGACCCGCACATCGTGCTGCCGCTGCTGCTCCCGCCGCTGCTGCACACGGCCGCGGTCGACAGCTCGTACCTGGACCTACGGGCCAACGTACGACCCATCGCGCTGCTGTCGGTGGGCTACGTGCTCTTCGCGACGCTGGCCGTCGGCTACGCGGCGTACCTCGTGGTGCCGGGGCTGTCGCTGCCCGTCGCCCTGGTGCTGGGGGCGGTGGTGGCGCCGCCCGACGCGGTCGCGGCGACCGCCATCGCCCGCCGGCTGGGTCTGCCGAACCGGATGACGACGATCCTGCAGGGGGAGTCGTTGGTGAACGACGCCACCGCCATCACCGCCTACAAGGTGGCGCTGGCGGCGGCGGTCGGGGTGAGCGCCGGCTGGGCGGGCGGGGTCGCGGAGTTCCTGCTCGCTTCGGTGGGCGGCGTCGGGGTGGGCCTGCTGCTCATGGTCCCGATCCACCAGCTGCGCAAGCGCCTGAAGGAGCCGCTGCTCCAGAACACGCTGTCGCTGCTGATCCCCTTCGTGGCGTACGCGGCCGCGGAACGGGTGCACGCGTCGGGGGTGCTGGCGGTGGTGGTGGTCGCGCTGTACCTGGGGCACCGCAACTGGCAGGTCGACTTCGCGACGCGGCTCCAGGAGGAGGCGGTGTGGAAGGTGATCGCGTTCGTCCTGGAATCGGTGGTCTTCGCGCTGATCGGGCTCCAGCTGCCGGTCGTGCTCAGGGGGCTCGGGGCGTACGAGGGGATGGCGGCGGCGGGGTACGCGCTCGTGGTGTTCCTCGCGGTGGTGGTGACGCGGTACCTGTGGGTGTTCCCGGCGACGTTCGTGCCGCGGTGGATCTCGCAGCGGATCCGCTCGCGGGAGCCGGACACCGACTGGAAGGCGCCGGTGATCGTGGGGTGGGCCGGGATGCGGGGGGTGGTGTCGCTGGCCATCGCCTTCTCCATCCCGATGGGGGTGGACCACCGCAACCTGATCCTGTTCCTCACCTTCACGACCGTCATCGGGACGCTGGTGGTGCAGGGGCTGACGCTGCCGCCGCTGATCAGGCTGCTGAAGCTGCCGCCCCGGGACGTGCACGCGGAGACGCTCGCGGAGGCGCAGGCGCAGAGCGAGGCCTCGCGGGCGGCGGAGGACCGGCTGGCGGAACTGCTGGAGGACCCGGAGAACAGCACGCTCCCGCCGCCGCTGGCGGACCGGCTGCGCACGGTGCTGGAGCGGCGGCGGAACGCGGTGTGGGAGCGGCTGGGGGAGGTCAACCCGGTGACGGGGGAGTCGGCGGACGACGTGTACCGACGGCTGGCGCGGGAGATGATCGGCGCCGAGCGGGAGGTCTTCGTGACCCTGCGGGACCAGCGGCGGATCGACGACGAGATGCTGCGGGCGCTGCTGCGCAGGCTGGATCTGGAGGAGGCGGCGGCGTACCGGGAGGAGGCGTCGTAG
- a CDS encoding pyridoxal-phosphate dependent enzyme — protein sequence MNRPANLDVLLRPRPPSPLVEVGDERFEGFGVRLLVKRDDLVHPELPGNKWRKLAPNLRAAVEAGCGRLVTFGGAYSNHLRATAAAGRLLGLETVGIVRGDELAGRPLNDSLARCVADGMRLRFVPRSEYRRKAEPATLARLLEEAGAVGAYVVPEGGSNALALHGCAELGRELRGAGDVVAVACGTGGTLAGLAAGLGPGQRALGVPVLAGGFLGAEIRSLQTLAFGGPAGDWSLAEGFDHGGYARVPRPLEAFAADFESRHGLPIERIYVAKLLWALTTLTATGAFPRGTTLTAVITGQP from the coding sequence GTGAACCGCCCCGCGAACCTTGACGTGCTCTTGCGTCCCCGCCCGCCGTCGCCGCTCGTCGAGGTGGGGGACGAGAGGTTCGAGGGGTTCGGGGTGCGGCTGCTGGTCAAGCGGGACGATCTGGTGCATCCCGAGTTGCCCGGGAACAAGTGGCGCAAGCTCGCGCCGAACCTGCGGGCCGCGGTCGAGGCGGGGTGCGGGCGGCTCGTCACGTTCGGGGGCGCGTACTCCAACCACCTGCGGGCCACCGCCGCGGCCGGGCGGCTGCTCGGGCTGGAGACGGTCGGCATCGTCCGGGGTGACGAGCTCGCCGGGCGCCCGCTCAACGACTCCCTCGCCCGGTGCGTCGCCGACGGCATGCGGCTGCGCTTCGTACCCCGCTCGGAGTACCGCCGCAAGGCCGAGCCCGCGACCCTGGCGCGGCTGCTGGAGGAGGCCGGCGCGGTGGGGGCGTACGTGGTCCCCGAGGGCGGCAGCAACGCGCTCGCGCTGCACGGCTGCGCGGAGCTGGGGCGCGAGCTGCGCGGCGCCGGGGACGTGGTGGCGGTGGCCTGCGGTACGGGGGGCACCCTGGCCGGGCTGGCGGCCGGGCTCGGCCCCGGGCAGCGTGCGCTGGGCGTGCCGGTGCTGGCGGGCGGCTTCCTCGGGGCGGAGATACGTTCCCTCCAGACCCTGGCCTTCGGCGGCCCGGCCGGCGACTGGAGCCTGGCCGAGGGCTTCGACCACGGCGGCTACGCCCGCGTGCCCCGACCGCTGGAGGCCTTCGCCGCCGACTTCGAGTCCCGCCACGGCCTCCCGATCGAGCGGATCTACGTCGCGAAGCTCCTCTGGGCCCTGACCACGCTCACCGCCACCGGCGCGTTCCCCCGGGGCACCACCCTGACCGCCGTCATCACCGGGCAGCCGTAA
- a CDS encoding N-acetylmuramoyl-L-alanine amidase: protein MAAPMSAGRFIDALRGADLTVVEVGAWRTHNRNHKGPWGPVHGVMVHHTVTRGAAYTVALCRDGDRALPGPLCHGVITKDGRVHLVGYGRTNHAGAGDSDVLAAVIAEKRLPPDRHADTDGNRHFYGFECENLGDGEDPWPAVQIDAIARAAAAVCRVHGWSARSVIGHREWQPGKIDPLGFTMDSLRDRVAEILKP from the coding sequence ATGGCCGCCCCCATGTCCGCAGGCCGGTTCATCGACGCCCTGCGCGGCGCCGACCTCACCGTCGTCGAGGTCGGCGCCTGGCGCACGCACAACCGCAACCACAAGGGGCCTTGGGGCCCCGTCCACGGGGTGATGGTCCACCACACCGTCACGCGCGGTGCCGCGTACACCGTGGCCCTGTGCCGCGACGGCGACAGGGCCCTGCCCGGACCGCTGTGCCACGGCGTCATCACCAAGGACGGCCGCGTCCACCTCGTGGGCTACGGCCGCACCAACCACGCGGGCGCCGGCGACTCCGACGTCCTGGCCGCCGTCATCGCCGAGAAACGACTCCCGCCGGACCGCCACGCCGACACGGACGGCAACCGCCACTTCTACGGCTTCGAGTGCGAGAACCTCGGCGACGGCGAGGACCCCTGGCCGGCCGTCCAGATCGACGCCATCGCCCGCGCGGCGGCGGCCGTCTGCCGCGTCCACGGCTGGAGCGCCCGCTCGGTGATCGGCCACCGCGAATGGCAACCCGGCAAGATCGACCCCCTGGGCTTCACGATGGACTCCCTCCGCGACCGCGTGGCCGAAATCCTCAAGCCCTGA